A region from the Hypomesus transpacificus isolate Combined female chromosome 11, fHypTra1, whole genome shotgun sequence genome encodes:
- the si:ch211-198a12.6 gene encoding zinc finger protein 883: MAESETECDTPGLDTLGSECVIAHSQVDLHYAAETEIMTEEKRGLELEIHGSDLAKIQGLGSELGAVACVDAIVAETDHDYTKVEHAEMQCYTGADIKSGPNEVLLGEVLLKTESEHVVKVESDHGGELTVESENGVVIHEAHGLQCNECGEIFGSMADLHQHFEIHKDLNPYICVHCGESFAVEASLKQHMKIHMKEKAYVPTGVEMVGKGVVDAFNLKSHQMIHSTEKPHRCSECGKSFAAAITLREHMKMHSEDKPYKCTQCRKSFVRRRHLKKHQELHAREKPYTCAQCGKGFTTASNLKQHQKTHAGDKPHRCTQCGKCFAAAATLREHQRIHSGDKPYKCNQCRKSFVRKRHLKKHQQVHIGGKPYTCAQCDKGFNHSSSLSRHHKTHQDSRMYSSPPSGKAAFYGTTLKQRIQQGQGEKPYTCNHCDKGFNHSSSLSRHQRVHSEGKSYTCAHCGKRFNHSSSLSRHQRVHVEEKQQAQAQHQQQQQQYSAIPSGKGFPHTTILKQRILGSEKPYRCSQCGKGFNHSSSLSRHHRIHIDQ; this comes from the coding sequence ATGGCTGAGTCAGAGACTGAATGTGACACTCCCGGCCTTGACACGCTGGGGTCGGAGTGTGTCATAGCCCATAGCCAGGTCGACCTTCACTATGCAGCAGAAACAGAGATTATGACTGAGGAGAAGCGTGGTTTGGAGCTGGAGATCCACGGCTCTGACCTAGCCAAAATCCAGGGCCTGGGTTCAGAGCTCGGTGCTGTGGCCTGTGTGGATGCCATTGTTGCAGAGACGGATCATGACTACACCAAGGTGGAACATGCAGAAATGCAGTGTTATACGGGGGCAGATATCAAAAGTGGGCCTAATGAAGTTCTGTTGGGCGAGGTGTTACTTAAAACTGAGTCTGAGCATGTGGTCAAGGTGGAGTCTGACCATGGTGGTGAGCTCACAGTGGAGTCTGAGAATGGCGTCGTCATCCACGAGGCCCACGGCCTGCAGTGCAACGAGTGTGGGGAGATCTTTGGCAGCATGGCTGATCTCCACCAGCACTTTGAGATCCACAAGGACCTCAACCCTTACATATGTGTGCACTGTGGTGAGAGCTTTGCTGTGGAGGCTAGTCTTAAGCAGCACATGAAGATACACATGAAAGAGAAGGCCTATGTCCCCACCGGTGTGGAGATGGTTGGAAAAGGTGTTGTTGACGCTTTCAACCTCAAGTCCCATCAAATGATCCATTCCACAGAGAAGCCCCACAGATGCTCTGAGTGCGGTAAGAGTTTTGCAGCAGCCATTACTCTCCGAGAACACATGAAGATGCACTCGGAGGACAAGCCCTACAAGTGCACCCAGTGCAGGAAGAGCTTTGTCCGCAGAAGACACCTGAAGAAGCACCAGGAACTCCACGCTAGGGAGAAGCCGTACACCTGCGCCCAGTGTGGCAAAGGCTTTACCACTGCTTCCAACCTGAAGCAGCATCAGAAGACCCATGCGGGCGACAAACCCCACAGGTGCACTCAGTGTGGGAAGTGCTTTGCGGCTGCAGCCACCCTCAGAGAGCACCAGAGGATCCACTCCGGAGACAAGCCCTACAAATGTAACCAGTGTAGGAAGAGCTTTGTCCGCAAGCGCCACCTGAAGAAGCACCAGCAGGTCCACATCGGAGGAAAGCCCTACACCTGTGCCCAGTGTGACAAGGGATTCAATCATTCCTCCTCGCTGTCTCGACACCACAAGACCCACCAGGATTCCAGGATGTActcgtctcctccctctgggAAGGCAGCTTTTTACGGCACCACCCTGAAACAAAGGATCCAGCAAGGCCAGGGTGAAAAACCATACACTTGCAACCACTGCGACAAGGGCTTCAATcattcctcctccctgtcccgcCACCAAAGAGTCCACTCTGAGGGGAAGAGTTACACGTGCGCGCACTGTGGGAAGAGGTTCAATCACTCGTCCTctctgtccagacaccagagaGTCCACGTGGAGGAGAAGCAGCAGGCGCAGGCGCaacatcagcagcagcagcagcagtacagCGCCATCCCCTCAGGAAAGGGATTTCCCCACACCACCATCCTTAAACAGCGCATACTGGGCAGTGAAAAGCCCTACAGATGCTCCCAGTGCGGAAAAGGCTTCAATCATTCGTCCTCCCTTTCCAGGCACCATAGGATTCACATAGATCAGTGA
- the stox1 gene encoding storkhead-box protein 1 has product MSQQRVVQLSTASLALVFGKDEERSRTGGGVYNANTASGQEIFADFKAQNVRSFWNKRLVKAIAEVYFQGWMENLVLFVQGNANNLEVLREAWMRRALRSPKGFVIKAVGDLSPVQMLPVPQSQFIPLAEVLCSVISDMNSSHVTVNQEALINHMSKAHPGMTIPTQDILYNALGTLIKERKIYHTGEGYFIVTPQTYFITNSLVREKSWWTSGSGDNEMPSPPPITYLLSNEACMEANAQPPLVAHCKSCSCFAPQQPSSSVATPAATATPPSVPDQHSVSISISECTGKSLKWTRPSDHKPSVQNQSTSTAADYQASEVSKTTGTTAAASRKDKDYKDKPGRKFGLSLFRRNGGKKDKPKKEYASYSGQFPPEEWPVRDEDDLNNLPRDLEHAIIRRINPELTVDNLTRHTVLMKKLEERGERCTADRERPADKGVDRGDKGVDKGMSTEILNSSKAKHHHSSRTGLGAGRRSAPKACRSKRRAHSSREKQRERDRERDKGKRKAPQCVDEDPETEDPFPSHLRPEVPVDEPDHLEDPGEGKCLYKKRIDNPFQSAPGLDSATAITTTTPCNRDQKRKEPKEGKTGAGRRERAGHRSKSWDPHRAKMTAAEAEHAGKSHTSEDRSYECLPDHGFTADPLLRTSPKPGRELPADYSSAYPQSSTLRIEDKVKHQREGKSRGRESWERGDGNYKMLQEGECRGGTNQRHPISQAKGDDHPNTSQPNTDTNDLVSTHPYDPAWAKPSVQHRLSQRHADLQEDANYRVSSCHKPCTTAGNQQGAAYNNRGPKSPSPEERQIAESHAFMGQRDGDHHRPYQRGEEEEEDACSSLYLSEERGMNSREGFKTGIVDYHDPQSVYQDNDPDPQPQELPGHYQHSRHHPDSYSPYNHPHSLRRNWDSTYAEDSHSSTQQNTSRTSVRPEENSWGGGPIHHHQKTQSPDAKSNPSPRQAAPLLGERMHDASLSSHHLDHTEAADSSIFDYCQTSEVDSDAETLHKSADEGDGESNHWGCETEEQEDSFETLRERGIPQSPGAIQSTVGGAQGGEMGETEVGGESQSITGDSGIDSPRTRVSLSSNNTVILEGLKRRGFLQNLEKLHSKSTAMRPQSSLLQLTPVMNV; this is encoded by the exons gtgacCTGTCACCAGTGCAGATGCTGCCTGTCCCCCAGTCCCAGTTCATCCCCCTAGCCGAGGTGCTATGCTCTGTCATCTCAGACATGAACTCCTCCCATGTCACTGTCAACCAGGAAGCTCTCATCAACCACATGAGCAAGGCTCACCCAG GAATGACAATCCCAACCCAGGACATCCTGTACAATGCTTTGGGGACTTTAATTAAGGAGCGCAAGATCTACCACACAGGAGAAGGCTACTTCATTGTCACACCCCAGACCTACTTTATCACCAACAGCCTGGTCAGAGAGAAGAGCTGGTGGACCTCAGGCTCTGGAGACAACGAGATGCCGTCTCCCCCGCCCATCACATACCTCCTCAGCAACGAGGCTTGCATGGAGGCCAATGCACAGCCCCCCCTGGTGGCTCACTGCAAGTCCTGCAGCTGCTTTGCTCCACAACAGCCCTCTTCCAGCGTGGCCACCCCCGCGGCCACTgccacccctccctccgtccccgaCCAACATTCGGTCTCCATCTCCATCAGCGAGTGCACCGGCAAGAGCCTGAAGTGGACGCGACCCTCCGACCACAAACCGTCCGTCCAGAACCAGTCCACCTCCACAGCAGCGGACTACCAGGCCAGTGAGGTCAGTAAGACCACGGGCACCACCGCCGCTGCCAGCCGCAAGGACAAGGACTACAAAGACAAGCCCGGCCGCAAGTTTGGCCTCAGCCTCTtcaggaggaatggagggaagaAAGACAAACCAAAGAAGGAGTATGCCTCGTACTCGGGCCAGTTCCCACCGGAGGAATGGCCGGTGAGGGACGAGGATGACCTGAACAACCTGCCGAGGGACCTAGAGCATGCCATTATTCGGCGTATCAACCCTGAGCTCACCGTGGACAACCTGACACGCCACACAGTCCTGAtgaagaagctggaggagaggggggagaggtgcaCAGCTGACAGGGAGCGGCCAGCCGACAAGGGGGTGGACAGAGGAGATAAAGGGGTCGACAAGGGCATGTCTACTGAGATCCTGAATTCCTCCAAGGCCAAGCACCACCACTCCTCCAGAACGGGgttaggagcagggaggaggtctGCCCCCAAGGCCTGTCGCAGCAAGAGGAGAGCCCACTCCtccagggagaagcagagggagagagaccgagagagagacaaggggaagAGGAAGGCGCCTCAGTGTGTGGATGAGGACCCAGAGACAGAAGACCCGTTTCCTTCTCATCTCAGACCGGAGGTCCCTGTCGATGAACCAGaccacctcgaggaccctgggGAGGGGAAATGCCTCTATAAGAAACGCATAGACAACCCCTTTCAGAGTGCACCAGGGTTGGACTCAGCTACGGCCattaccaccaccaccccctgcaACAGAGACCAGAAAAGAAAAGAACCCAAGGAGGGCAagacaggagcagggaggagagagcgagcaggaCACCGCTCCAAATCCTGGGACCCTCACAGAGCAAAAATGACCGCCGCTGAAGCAGAGCACGCTGGGAAGTCCCACACGTCCGAGGACAGATCTTATGAGTGTCTCCCCGACCACGGTTTCACCGCAGACCCCCTCCTCCGCACCAGCCCCAAGCCCGGCAGAGAGCTTCCAGCAGACTACAGCTCAGCCTACCCCCAGAGCAGCACGCTGAGGATAGAGGACAAGGTCAAGCACCAGAGGGAGGGCAAGagcaggggcagagagagctgggagaggggggacggCAATTACAAAATGCTGCAGGAAGGAGAGTGTAGAGGTGGGACCAACCAAAGGCATCCAATCAGCCAAGCTAAAGGGGATGACCACCCCAACACTTCCCAGCCAAATACAGATACTAATGATCTAGTCTCCACCCACCCCTACGACCCTGCCTGGGCTAAGCCCTCTGTCCAGCACAGACTGTCTCAAAGACATGCAGACTTACAGGAAGATGCCAACTACAGGGTGTCATCGTGTCACAAGCCCTGCACTACAGCAGgtaaccagcagggggcagcataTAACAACAGAGGTCCTAAAAGCCCAAGTCCGGAAGAGAGACAAATAGCAGAAAGTCATGCCTTCATGGGGCAGAGGGATGGCGACCACCACAGACCAtaccagagaggggaggaagaggaagaagatgcCTGTAGCTCCCTCTATttaagtgaggagagagggatgaacagCAGAGAGGGCTTTAAGACAGGGATAGTCGACTATCATGACCCGCAGTCTGTCTACCAAGACAATGACCCCGATCCACAACCCCAAGAGCTCCCCGGTCACTATCAACACTCCCGCCACCACCCGGACTCCTACTCCCCCTACAACCACCCCCACTCCCTACGAAGAAACTGGGACAGCACTTATGCAGAGGACAGCCACTCATCCACCCAGCAGAACACCTCTCGAACCTCTGTCAGACCAGAGGAGAATAGCTGGGGTGGGGGGCCTATCCACCACCACCAGAAAACCCAATCTCCAGATGCCAAAAGTAATCCGAGCCCCAGACAAGCAGCGCCCCTACTGGGGGAGAGAATGCACGATGCCAGCCTCAGCTCGCATCACCTGGATCATACCGAGGCTGCAGACAGCAGCATCTTTGACTACTGCCAGACCAGCGAAGTGGACTCAGACGCAGAGACCCTGCATAAATCAGCTGATGAGGGCGACGGGGAGTCCAATCACTGGGGGTGTGAGACCGAGGAGCAGGAAGACAGTTTTGAGACCCTGCGTGAGCGAGGAATTCCTCAGAGCCCCGGTGCAATTCAGAGCACGGTGGGCGgagcacagggaggagagatgggggagacggaggtgggaggagaaagCCAGAGCATCACGGGCGACAGCGGGATCGACTCCCCGCG GACTCGAGTCAGCCTCTCATCTAACAACACTGTGATCCTGGAGGGGCTGAAAAGGAGGGGGTTTCTCCAGAACTTGGAGAAACTGCATTCCAAGAGCACTGCCATGAGACCACAGAGTTCCCTGCTTCAGCTCACTCCTGTCATGAACGTATGA